The following is a genomic window from Benincasa hispida cultivar B227 chromosome 7, ASM972705v1, whole genome shotgun sequence.
TTGCCCTTAATATTTTTGGatatttgtttttgaaaagtattttttttagtttctatttggtcttttcaaaatgttgtactttttgtcatttattttttaattgatttcaatttagtctttagCACTTCTTGAGATTTAAGATTTGttctaattttgttttcaatacatttttaatctcattttttattaaatatttatttttcgtTAGTGGTAaggtttattaattaatttaaaagatttacaattaattaactttcattatttttcatcggtattaaaattaaatttaaacttttattttataattattttaaattaattaatggacATTAATTTCAAACACTAAAAGAAATGTAACCtcaattttttcattaaatatttatttttttgttaagtggtaatatttattaattaatttaaaagatttataatttactttcattatttttcatcagtattaaaattaaatttaaaatttcatttcataattattgtaaattaattaatagttattAATGTCAAACACTAAAAGTTATTATTTAGTGaaaattgagaataaaaaaGTGTAGGTTTTGAAACTTAgtgatcaaattgaaacaaaacttcgAATCAGAATGtcaatgataaaattgtaatatcTTGAAACTTATGGATTATGTTGAAACCAAGCTCAAAACTTAGAGAAAAGAGAATGTaccattttgaaacttagaaactaaatacatatattttgtaaatttcaCGGTCAAAATTTCGATTGGCTTTGATAAGAATGTTTTTGCTTGTGTCACTCTCTCACACTTGTACTCCTCCCTTTTTTCGTTTGCTCACAATCAACTAGTCAAAATACGATAGTGATTTCATACGTCAGAGTTCTTCCTTCTACACTCTCTCACTACTCTCATGCTCCTTCTCGCATGTGAGCTTGCTCTCTCACTagttatcattttttaaatttgggccAAACAATATTTTGGACCTAAACTTTGagtcatccatacaaaaaaaaaatcctaatttttccatttattttagaaataattaTATTCTTCTATAAGTTGTAATATTACCTTAACTTTTCATAAATGGCTTCAAaactttattactaaatatatTAGAATGTTAAGACAAATTTTAGGAAAGTTAAAAGGGTATTTCTTAGAAGGTTAGAAATGATTTGGAAAATGCCATTCTTTTTACcatgattttcatatttttaagtaaatatttaaatcagtagccaaatttcaaaaccaaaaactactttttctattttctaataCTCGGACAAAATTTATGTGTAAAGTACAagtaatatgatttatatgtgtGACAAGTTAATCCTTGAAACTTTAGTATGTTATTATTACTTCTAAAATTGTGATATATTCATCTGATATATGGTTTTCTAAAAcctttatataataaaaattaagcctttatataataaaaattaagataATATTCATCTGATAGATAATATGAATTTGGTTTTCTAAAACAGTTTTTCAGATTTTGTAGCCCAAATAGAGCAAATTCTAAagacaatgattttttttttttaatgtatccatattttgaatttgaaagttcaaaatgTAGTATTATATAAGAAAAAGATAAGAAGCTAAATGAAgatagtttttcattttatagcCTCTATTCATTTTTGTTGTATTAAAGACTATATGatactataaaataaataattattcatttttttaaaactgaacatgtttataaattaattaatactaaTTTATATTCAACCAAATTAATTGATAACTACATTGTTTACTTCATTTTTGAATTATTTACttcattgttttcaaattttttactaAACAACAACATTTTAATCTCCAAGATTGATACCGTTTTGGTCCCAATCattaattttctattatcatAACTAATGAAGTTGACATGACACTCTTTATAAAgtaatattattgattttttcccAGAGTTTAAGGGTGTTATGTTTGAACCACCACCAGGGTATTTCAACCCTGGACCTTGAAGAACCTCCGAGACTCGAGCTAAGTAGTAGAAGATTATTGGATGTTAAGTTTGTAGGTGATTCCCAGTCAATCACCATGAGAATCACCATTCaactaattattaaaaaatcaaatttaaattgttaTAGATTTCTCTATAATCAGTTTCAACATCTATCAAACatggaaaatgattttttaaggACAAAATTGATTTCCAAACAAACCCTagcttcatttctttttccttttttaattctaatttcatttatgttacttttaattttaatccttGGTCGTTATGTTTGGCCTATACAATATGACACAATGATAAAGCTGACCCatagaatatatatatgataagatCAAAACCGACGAAAACTTTTTCTGCATAAAGAGTTAAATGGAAGTGGAAGCACATAGTTTAGAAAAGCATATTATGTCAGACAAAAAATGACAGAGTAAATGATCTTTTTACTTCAAccgtaagtttttttttttttttttccgctaTCTTCATTATATCTCTgaataaaaaaagtagttttttttagaataattgttttaaatgataaaactgttataagtatttttaaatataacaaaatatcattatctattgatgatagatactgatagacataatgttaatgtctattagtgtctaaCTAATAAACAAtgtcattttattatatttgtaaataggttgatttatttttctatatttgaaaatattccgttttttagttttagaatttgactaagaatctaaatattttttaacgaATGTAGAAATAGTAATCTAAAAATTGAGAGGAAACAagtataaattaaaaagaaacgaAAAACTACAAACGAAATCATTACCAAAATAGGTCTCATTTAGTAACATTTTTTTTGTGGTAATTTggaaattaagcttatttcctccccatttcttacaatgatttgtgaCTTAAGTGTcttggttgaattcttaaccaaaattttaaaatatggtttgactttttaaactattgataaatAGTAGATAATAAAGCAAGTAATTTAGAAATGGAAGTAATATCTatggacttaattttcaaaaacaaaaactcaaaactcaaattgTTACAATCGAaacttaataattttaaaaagtagaaaATCAAACCTAGATTAGCCAATTccgttaaaaattaattttacaagactatatttaagatttattaaaaatataatgattaaaattgaacaaacctTAAAATTTATAGACCAAAATGGTGCTTTAGCCAAATATATTTTGATCGTAACaaaaattatttaagaaaatttccatttagaagttcgtatcaatttaaacattgaaCTAATAATTGCATCAATTTTGTAATCTCATGTGAAACatataattgtttcaattaaatttttaaatataaacaaatcaatatagaccatttattaaaattacatataAAAAACACCCATCTATTCAATTTTTACATATCTCACAGTACCATTACAAGGAAAGGTTTAAGGTTTGGAGTTGTcactaattattattatttttttttaatgaaaataaaccaaTTCATCTTACCAAATATAAGTTAGGGGTGAATGGAGTATATGAAAGATACAAGCACCGTACAACACTTGTTtaaaatgcttaattttattataaaaaatgtccaataattaaaaaacaaaaaaaaacaaaaaacaaaacaaaaaacaaaacgaaCCGTTTCCAAGTAAAGGGATTCCTTACCATCAAGTTAATATTTTAGCCTAGATATAACTATTAGTCCTTAtagttaattttgtttaaaaaccctcgaaaaaaaatttaattttaaaaggtaTCTCATccaaacttatatatatatattatttcattattttttagataatttatatTCCAACtcctaaaaacaatttttcagtacttgaaaattttcaatacaagaagataattaaataaacttttCACATATTAACATGCTTCGTATTTTTAGAGAAAACTTAAATAATTGACGCAAACATCCcaaaccaatccaacccaaatgttTTATAGTCGAGTTGCATTCCATCCATTATTTAATAAGAGTTTATTTAAGTTGAAGAAACTTACAACTCAAACTATTTGGTTGGGTCTAAAGGTAATTCAATCCAATCCATAAACATCCGATCCATAGTTGAGGATTGAGCTTTTTAGGGAGTAGGTTATGTGGATTACAGGGGGGTGAGGCGGAAGAAGAACGAAGAAAAGAGAAGCAGTGGGAACAAGGGTGGctcaacaaaataaataaatataataatatagaatataataaacaaaatataatgataataataataataaaacaaaaatgataACAATGATATAAataatccaagatcatacaaaataaataataaaaataaaaataaataacataataaAGGGTATAAATTAAACTCATACTGTTATTATTTCAgagttcaaattgaaatttgggGGCTAAAAAGGGATGTTTTCCCAAATTCTAATCATTTCAGAATGAAATCTCTTCCCAAACAATGACATCTACTTGCTCATCACATCACCTAAAAATCATATGGAAACTGGCACATAGTATAATGCAATCCTTCATTCTGAAATAAATGAAACCTACTAATGTGCCTTCTAAATCTAACCATTCCATTTCCAACTTCTCAACCTCTTCAATGGTACTTCTCATTTTCATGCTGCCATACCAAACACTAAGTCAGAATCTTATGGCATCACAGAGTTTTCCATTACATCCTTCACAATGTTtcagtattaaaaaaaaaaggtcaacaAGTTTCTTTAGAAAATTCCCCAAAAGGGGAAGAAACTCATGTTTCAAATTGTTCCTATAATAAATGAATAGGACTAAATGCAGGCTTTTTTAGTAACTTAGCTGTTCTTTCTCCCCATGGTTGAAGGCCTCTATATATgcatattattattactttttccGTCCCTTCTACAGAAAATGAGAGAGGATTCACCTTATTGTTTTATAGAAATTTATACAAGGAAGATTACGATAATGAAGCAGCAAAAACTAGAAAACTGTGCACATCCGTCTAACCTCTGCTCTTTATTTTACAACTTCGTATACACGACGACAATGGAAGGATGTCCCTCTAATCCAAGGAGAATGCTCCATTGCAGTACCTGTTGAGCACAAATAGGGAAAAAAACTATCAGTTTGGAGAAAAAGATGAAAGGTTTTGGAAAATGTCCACTTTGTCGTAGCTTTCAACTTGAAAGCTCCGTAGAAGACTGAAAATGACCCACGACTAGTAAGTGATAGTTGTAAGGTTTGCAAACCGATTGAGGAAACAACCTAAATCTTCTCTAATGACATGATTAGAATTCGATCCACCACCTTGAGGAAAGGGACGAGGCAGTCTACCTATCTTTACACATACGAGAAATCACTCACGATAGGACAAGAGGTGTCGAGAATGTGAGCTTTATGTTAGGCCACCAATTATACACATGTATGAGAGGAAGGGTAGAAAAGGAAAGACATTAGAGGAGAGGCATCATCTAGTGGGACCACAGACTAATAGGAGTATATGTAGTTGTACGTATGGATAGTGGGGTTATCTTGCTTTTGAAGTTAGTGTTGTGGAAATATGATAGGCCTCAgccttaatcaattttatttatcaacAGCAGAAGGAGAATTTGAGAGTTCCATTATCTCTCCCTAAATCTGACGAGATATTCACAACCAAAATGATTTCTGATGCCCCTCCCCATGGGCTCGAGCCTTACATATACTCACTCCCCTCCCCATGGGCCCTTCTTAACTAACAATATTCCTAGGGCCCACTTCCTATTTAATTGCTTAATTATTCTTAACCCTCTCATTATTTATCCTCTCCTTAGCACGATTCCTTATCTCGTATACTTTTGTCACTCGAGGCATTTGAGATCTATCAAAATCTTCTCTTGAGAGTGGGAGGGAGATTATTAGGTTGCAATACCTTCAGGTACTCTTTGAATTCAATAACTAGTTCTACTTGATTCCTAACCCTTTACCGACTGGCTTTCGGCCCGTATTTCTTGATCCAACTTCATGACTCTTTGAGACCTACTTACTGCCTGTGCTTGGCTTAGGATATCCTCCTTTCTTCAAAGCTTTTCTTGGTGTAGGCTATGTCAACTCTTATGTAATTACTTTCTTGGCAATACTTTGGCCGAAAAAATGGCCTATTAGATTAGTTGATGTGCAAGTTTTCTAGTCTGCACATGACTATTACTATCGAGTATTTAGAGCCATCCATGCtgaaaagtaaaacaaaaaaatgaataatacCTGTTGCTGAATTTCTCCACCATATCAGAGGCATAGAGCAGGGTTTCATTGGCTTTCTCCAGAACCATATAAAGCTCTTTCCCTCTTGTTAATCGAGAAATAACCCAGGCATTATTTTTTGCTCTGATAGTTACTTCCAGTTCCTTCCCCTCACCATCGCTATCGTGTTTTGCACGACTCTTCTCCATATCAACCTTTTCTCTAAGTTTGCTCATGGCAAGTAAAGATTCCTATAATACAAAACTCAAATGAGAAATCTCAATCCTCAATGCATGACTTGGAAACAAGTTCAAGTTGACTCATGACAAGTAAAGATTCTGgtaaattgtaatatttaagccccatttggtaaccattcgattttgaaaattatgctcATAAACACTACTTCCATGCCTAAGTTTTTCTTGTTTGGTCATCCACTTTCTACCAACATTTCTAAAAACCATGTCAagcattaaaaaatgaaaaaaaataaaaggacatttataattttagaatctCACTAATTCATATGTTTAtctaagaaatatgaaaaccaCAAGAAATGACTATAAATTTCCGAAACAGacaactaaaaacaaaaacattatcaaATAGGGCTTTAATgattggtaaaaaataaatatacaaatatatatagatatagatacaTACTGACTTGGAGTAAAAGTAGGAAGAAAGACATGgccaattttcttgtaaatctCTATTCAAGCTGAATGGGTTAAAAAAGTAAGAACTTTCTTTAGAACCCCTTTACTTTAGGGGGCTAAATGCTTATGATATAGTTAATACAACTCCTTATGCCTATCTCTAAATTGGTGTAACGTGTAAAGTGTGGCGAAGATGTGGACCATATTTTCCTCCACCGCACTTCATATTCGTGGCTAGAGCACTCCAGTATTTTTCAGTTCAATAAATGTCCATTGTTCATAAAAAAATGTCCATTGTTTAAGGAAGTCGATAGATGTTTAGAAATAATGGATGAAAACTACAATTCAATGGATATGAGATATCGTTCTACATCTAGCCTCTTCTTGGAGTGCCCTTTCAtaaggaaatgaaagaatacaaggcaTTCTGAAACTTCTTGTAATTATTCTCACTTCTGCCAAAAGGAGACACCTTTTTGTAACTCATTTGACTAGGGACACTTTTTCTGATATATATTTCGATATTTTAAAACAAAGCTTGTTTTGTAGTTATTGTCAAAGAACACTTTACCTTCGAGAGGGTGGTAACTTTTCCTGGAGGTGAAGCCCTGGATATTTGTCTATCACCATCTACCAGTAAATATCGATACCCACCAACATGATAAGCATTTTCCCCGCCCCAGCCCTTTGACAATTTTTCTTCAACTTTCATGATCTTCAGGGAAGCCTAGAAGATAGCAGGAAATTAATCCAAGGAGTGGAAGGAATTAAAAGATTcataaataagtttaatagaCATTTAAAAGAATCACCAAGAGTATTCAAACTAGGATATTAATCATTTGCAATATGAATATTAGAATGACTTTATTAGAAATGGTATCGgttactatattttttttacatttattgTGGTAAATTTTATTCTTCTAAGTTTACTAAACATGGTACAGGCTCCAATAAGAGACAACTGAGATGATAATTGAGAATCGATAAATATTGGAACCTATATTTCCCCCCTTTTCTCATCTCTTCCTTTAATGTTTCTATTTCTAGTACAATTTTACAATCTTCTCCCACCGTAAAATAGATGATATTTCTTCTCCTCTTGTCCTACTCTTCTAATTCTTCCCTTCCAATCTGTCCAACCTCTAACGCTTGGACATAAAATCACCATTTTAAATCAAGAAATTATATGATAGCAAATGATCAATTCCATTAAAAGAGATAAACAACTAACATTTTCAAGAATATACTGCCTGACGATTGAAACACCTTGTTCCCCATTAGGTATTGAGGAAACAGGAACAAGAAGAATGAGAGTCAGACTTTTATGCTGATGTGCATACAGATACATTTGCTCCTCCGTTTGAGAAAGCCAGACTtttgaggtggaaccaaccCAGCCACTTGCCTCCATACCCCAAATATCAGTTTCTAGAAAACCATCCTTTCCTTTTAACCATTTTCCATGCTGCAAGGGTCGTATCACACGGTTACCAATATTTCCACCATGTTGGGCAACATGAGATGCAACATTTCCTCTGATTAAATAGGACCAAGAACTTGCGCCAGAAGCTATGACACGAGGAGTCAATCTCAAAACAGCATAGGAAAATAAACTTGTAGTGTCATCCTGAAAAAGAGGTTGTAACCAActactttaaaattttgaatgacccatattatattttaaaatagaaatccATCTATGGATATGTATTTGGTTTTTAGCATCCCATGTATttcagctttttttttttaaaaaaaagaaaaatataacaaattaagATGAACATCAACTTCTTCAAGATCAAACCATACAGGAGAAAGCGTCGTAGACACCAGCAGGTCCTGAAATAAAATCAGAGAGTGGCATGATGCGTTTCCAATGCAAGATTCAAGTGTTCTAACAAGTGCCTGCAATAAGTATAAAATTCAATTAACTCCAATGAACAGAAATAAAAATGTCAACAAAGCTCCAACTCTTCGCTACTTTCTTTATTAGAGCAGGGTAGCATGGAAACCAAATTGTTTCTTCATCAAGTCAAGCAAGAGTTCTTCAAATTCTAATTTATTGTCAAAGATTTCTATTTAGATTTTAAAGACAGGTTGATATAGAGCCTTAAAGCTCTAGACCTCTAAGTGAGCATAAAGATATTAAAAAAGTAACCCAAGAAAAAGATTTCTGTTTTTTTAAGTGCATGACACACATACAAGTTCTTGAAGTTTTGTTTACAAGGACAAACCTGAACTTCAAGGGCAGCATCTCGTCCGATGGTCAGCATCTGTATAGTTCCACGTTCCTTTAAACAGTCTACAAATGATGGTAAATGcaatttcttcccaacaagaAAATCTGCCTCGAAAGAGAAGTAAGGAGTTAGGCATGAGATACAGTAATTTCAATCCCAATCTTGACATTCAGCAACTTCAATATTACCACAGCAGCACCTATCCAATGCAGACCGCTTTTGACATGCTGACAATTAGTAACTTCCAATGAAATGTTTTGAAACAAAAGTAATAAATACTTGACTTCATGGATAACATTTTAGATGAAAAGTGGCTGTAAATGACTTACCATTCAGATAATCCATGATGAAGGAATACAAATGTGATCGGGAAACTTCTCCGGTGGGTTCTTTCTCAAGTAATAATCTTATAGATCCGTGAAACATTATAAAAAGAGAGTGGATTTCCTTAAGAAGCTTCTGCAATGCATCAATCCGCCAAATTGCTTCTAACTCCTTGTTTTTCTCCACTACCTAACCAAACATAgataattaattagaaataCAAGCAATCAAAGTTTAAGAATGCATCTTTTAGATGATTGGAAACGCTAGAGAACTACAAAAAGCATGACTGGAAACAATTCACAGGTCATTTCCAACTAACATAAGTGATTGAAACAAAAGAGACCAAAGAAAAATggtatgtgatttttttttctcataaagAAAATTGATAAGTGGTAAGCCTTTAATTCTACCATATTGGACTTTCTTCTACCCTAAGAAGCCTGGAGTAGATATGAGCATTTAATCTAAACATATGTAAACACAAAAAGAGATGTCATTATAAATAAtcgaatataatataaacaaaacTCTAATGCCTGGAAGTAACTCATAATTCTAGGATAATACAATggatattattaattatatgaatttacgGACATTTAACAAGTAAGATTAGCCTAGAGGAAgggaaaaaaaccaaaataaagcAGTCAATATTCAACGATTTAAAGCAAAGTGTATGTAAATTATTGAACCAGATCAACAATGTTTCCATCTAAGTGACACCAGGCTAGCATAAATAATCTAAACATATGTAAACACAAACAGAGATGTCACCATAAATAATCGAAAGCAATATAAACAAAACTCTAATGCCTGGAAGTAACTCAGAATTCTAGGATAATACACTggatattattaattatatgaatttcaggACATAACAAGTAAGATTAGCCGTAAGGGggaaaaaaccaaaatgaagcAGTCGATAATCAACAATTTAAAGCAAAGTGTAAGTAAATTATTGAACCAGATCAACAATGTTTCCATCTAAGTGACAACAGGCTAGCATGTTACTTGCATGgatgataaaacataaaatatgtaaCCATTTGAATGTAATGATCTGTACACAAAATAATACTACTGCCATTTACTGATATATTATTTAGAACAAAACTGTACCAAAACCATCCATATATCTTGCTCAGCCTCAAAAAATACATGAGAGTGCTTCTCTGCTTCAATGACCTCACAAGCTGCCTCTGGGGAAAATGTTCTGCATGAAGTTTTCATCTTTCATTTAACTACCAACAACAGACAAGAAAATGTAGATGCATTGAAGTTTTCAGAACTAGTTCcgaacccttttttttttttttttgagcgATTTCTGTCATTCTTATTTCTTATATTTGCTCTTCAAATACTACAAGATGGATAcctgtttttatatatatataaagaaaaagaacaaagaaTGGTACTGACCTTGTAAATGTGATGAGTCCTTCACTGAGCCCAATAATATACAATTGTTTGGTAAAGGGTAAGTCAGCTGGATAGAAAAACAATATCTTATCCAGTTCTTGCCCCTCCTGTTGTCCTctccttgaatcaaatacacAGAGTTGAATGGCCTCAGAAACAGCAGTAGTAGCAGTCGACAGACCCATTATTTACTATTGCTAGTTAAAAACCTTCCGGAAGGAGAAAATTAACAACTACCCCCTGTTTGAAACCACTGAATTTGGAAGGATTTCAAATGGATTTGAAATCATTTCTaaagaaaattagggttttcaaaatcaaaatggttcGGATGGATTCGGCAAGattgatttcaaattgaaatttctCTTGTTCCAAATTTGCTCAATGTCGAAatagagagggaaaaaaaaaattttgatcACGACGATAAACCTCGAGATGGAAGCATTGTGCAAATGGCAGCTAGCGGAGTGTGGTTAGAGTAGAGAGCGAGATAAGAGAAGGAGAAAGATAGTTGATAGAGAGGTGTGCCGACGATCGACGGCGGAGTGGTGTTGGTGCGGCGGCGGGTGGCCGACATACGGTGGCTGACCGATCTGGGGCTGAATGTCAATGGGAGAGAGGCGAATTAGAGGAAAATAGAAATTGAAAAAGGGGCAGAGAGAAGAAAACGATCGGCtctagttttgttttttgttttttgtttctttttttccccttccttTTTCATgttctcttccttttttttataaataatataataaaaatggaaaaaaaaaaagaagatgaagagtatttattaaaaaagtatagtggcaaaaatatattttttttcctttgcatTTTTTTCCAAAACATCTCCAAccgtttgattttttttactgattttaattgattaaaattttaaaaaagaaaaattttcaattatttcttgttggaaaggtattgtaattaaagtacaATGGGGgagaatcgaacctcaaacctTGAAGTGACTATGAGGTGGGAGAATCGAACCTTGAGGTCGATGGTACAAACATTATACCAGTTGAGTTACACTCTGGTTGACTTTAGATGTCATtctcttttctaatttttcttttgaccaTAAAAATGACATTGGCAAGTTTTTTTAGTCC
Proteins encoded in this region:
- the LOC120081718 gene encoding vacuolar fusion protein CCZ1 homolog B-like isoform X2, whose protein sequence is MGLSTATTAVSEAIQLCVFDSRRGQQEGQELDKILFFYPADLPFTKQLYIIGLSEGLITFTRTFSPEAACEVIEAEKHSHVFFEAEQDIWMVLVVEKNKELEAIWRIDALQKLLKEIHSLFIMFHGSIRLLLEKEPTGEVSRSHLYSFIMDYLNACQKRSALDRCCCDFLVGKKLHLPSFVDCLKERGTIQMLTIGRDAALEVQALVRTLESCIGNASCHSLILFQDLLVSTTLSPDDTTSLFSYAVLRLTPRVIASGASSWSYLIRGNVASHVAQHGGNIGNRVIRPLQHGKWLKGKDGFLETDIWGMEASGWVGSTSKVWLSQTEEQMYLYAHQHKSLTLILLVPVSSIPNGEQGVSIVRQYILENASLKIMKVEEKLSKGWGGENAYHVGGYRYLLVDGDRQISRASPPGKVTTLSKESLLAMSKLREKVDMEKSRAKHDSDGEGKELEVTIRAKNNAWVISRLTRGKELYMVLEKANETLLYASDMVEKFSNRYCNGAFSLD
- the LOC120081718 gene encoding vacuolar fusion protein CCZ1 homolog B-like isoform X1; translated protein: MGLSTATTAVSEAIQLCVFDSRRGQQEGQELDKILFFYPADLPFTKQLYIIGLSEGLITFTRTFSPEAACEVIEAEKHSHVFFEAEQDIWMVLVVEKNKELEAIWRIDALQKLLKEIHSLFIMFHGSIRLLLEKEPTGEVSRSHLYSFIMDYLNDFLVGKKLHLPSFVDCLKERGTIQMLTIGRDAALEVQALVRTLESCIGNASCHSLILFQDLLVSTTLSPDDTTSLFSYAVLRLTPRVIASGASSWSYLIRGNVASHVAQHGGNIGNRVIRPLQHGKWLKGKDGFLETDIWGMEASGWVGSTSKVWLSQTEEQMYLYAHQHKSLTLILLVPVSSIPNGEQGVSIVRQYILENASLKIMKVEEKLSKGWGGENAYHVGGYRYLLVDGDRQISRASPPGKVTTLSKESLLAMSKLREKVDMEKSRAKHDSDGEGKELEVTIRAKNNAWVISRLTRGKELYMVLEKANETLLYASDMVEKFSNRYCNGAFSLD